From the Dama dama isolate Ldn47 chromosome 24, ASM3311817v1, whole genome shotgun sequence genome, one window contains:
- the LOC133046135 gene encoding olfactory receptor 4X2-like: protein MASIHNVTEFIFLGLSPNQKVQKVCFVIFLLLYIAIVLGNFLIVFIVMTSRSLGSPMYFFLSYLSFVEICYASTTTPKLILGLLAERKAISLWGCMSQVFFIHFFAGTEIFLLSVMAYDRYVAIFKPLSYTTIMNRQACAFLVGIAWVGAFVHSLSQILLIFRLPFCGPNVIDHYFCDVFPLLNLACSDTFLIGLLIIANGGTLSVISFIILLASYVAILLHVRTQTPEGRLKALSTCGSHITVVTLFFAPCIFIYLRPSTTLPVDKMVAVFYTVITPLLNPVIYSLRNAEVKKAMKMLWIRTIKVEER, encoded by the coding sequence ATGGCTAGCATACACAATGTGACAGAATTTATCTTCTTGGGACTTTCTCCCAATCAGAAGGTGCAGAAAGTCTGCTTTGTGATATTTCTGCTCCTGTATATAGCCATTGTGCTAGGGAATTTCCTCATTGTCTTCATTGTCATGACCAGCAGAAGCCTTGgctcccccatgtacttcttcctgagCTACCTGTCCTTTGTGGAGATCTGCTACGCTTCTACTACAACACCCAAGCTCATCTTAGGCCTGCTGGCTGAAAGGAAAGCCATATCTCTCTGGGGCTGCATGTCACAAGTTTTCTTTATCCACTTCTTTGCTGGCACTGAGATTTTCCTGCtctctgtgatggcctatgaccgctatgtggctaTATTCAAGCCCCTCAGCTACACCACCATCATGAACCGGCAGGCGTGTGCCTTCCTGGTGGGAATTGCATGGGTGGGGGCTTTTGTGCATTCCTTATCCCAAATCCTTCTCATCTTCCGCTTGCccttctgtggccccaatgtGATAGACCACTATTTCTGTGACGTGTTTCCTCTGCTCAATCTTGCTTGCTCTGACACCTTCCTCATTGGTCTTCTGATCATTGCCAATGGGGGGACCCTGTCTGTGATCAGCTTCATCATCCTCTTAGCATCCTATGTGGCCATTTTGCTCCATGTGAGGACTCAAACCCCCGAGGGTCGGCTCAAGGCCCTGTCCACCTGTGGGTCCCACATCACTGTGGTCACCTTATTCTTTGCACCCTGCATCTTCATCTATCTGAGACCTTCTACCACCTTGCCAGTGGACAAGATGGTAGCTGTGTTCTACACAGTGATCACCCCACTCCTCAACCCTGTCATCTATTCTCTGAGAAATGCTGAAGTGAAGAAGGCCATGAAGATGCTGTGGATCAGAACAATAAAAGTAGAAGAGAGATAG